The following are from one region of the Paenibacillus sabinae T27 genome:
- a CDS encoding transglutaminase domain-containing protein has product MKNWLSLLKSSWHHTLSLLWILIIALQWLSFTDPIWLQQTSAAVLISLAVTAAIEILLPFRFLYRILLEAAAVLYTVYRTIQYYGLYIPAFPSERLGERLPEVFSQLTPYLWFALVSWALMLSASLLVTTKRRILLFIGMNIAAFAALDSFTPSVLWQEVAWTVFAGLGWLVSNHLKTFQLRYPRSWKYLLDYPLKIAVNIAVIFALVILTGVNAPTVKPTLTDPYTAWREWNGDGAPQSRSAAQGTAGTSGTGSTRTASGYSLNDNNLGGGFAFDYSPVMSVTSDSRIYMRGETRTVYSGRGWSDNIRSRQTGLEPAEAGKTLENDYAPATETQEIKYTVRMLSNNRYPVLFGAYSISRIDSIDGQEEAQSLSWRSQDGALVINETSSAAYPKTYVLTSELPVVPVEELSSKSYSDLYNGKDIPGQFLQLPDNFPERVRSLAQEVTSAAQTPYEKTLLLQQYLQQTFPYTNEPDLSRKKSRDFVESFLFEIREGYCDYYSTALVTMARSLDIPARWVKGYAPGEQAQLPDSLALRQGQVVNNNYTITNADAHSWAEVYFGDYGWIPVEATPGFNAPMLTQSESDPEPAASEPPGGSEQDPQQAAGQNAEASSLSVGVWTVAAAVVIIAGWAAYLLWHRRFDLRFLLQRMRSGRPLTPAEKIVAETERWTAYMRRKGFAREKHETLRESVLRWSGERPGASSALASLLGWFEKAKYSPEVIEDKDWQSVYTEALRLRKNLLRVK; this is encoded by the coding sequence ATGAAGAACTGGTTAAGCCTTCTGAAATCGTCTTGGCATCATACCTTAAGCCTGCTTTGGATATTGATCATCGCCCTTCAATGGCTTTCTTTTACCGATCCGATCTGGCTGCAGCAGACCAGCGCCGCGGTGCTGATCTCACTGGCGGTAACGGCGGCTATCGAGATTCTGCTCCCGTTCCGCTTCTTGTACCGGATCTTGCTGGAAGCGGCCGCAGTTCTATATACCGTATACCGGACGATTCAATATTATGGCCTTTATATACCCGCCTTTCCTTCGGAGCGGCTTGGCGAACGGCTGCCCGAAGTATTTTCACAGCTGACGCCGTATCTCTGGTTTGCGCTGGTGTCCTGGGCCCTTATGCTGTCGGCCTCTCTGCTGGTGACAACCAAGAGGCGCATTCTGCTGTTCATAGGCATGAATATCGCCGCTTTTGCCGCGCTGGATTCGTTCACGCCGTCGGTGCTGTGGCAGGAAGTCGCCTGGACGGTGTTCGCCGGGCTGGGCTGGTTGGTCAGCAATCATTTGAAGACCTTTCAGCTGCGCTATCCCCGGAGCTGGAAGTATCTGCTTGACTATCCGCTGAAAATAGCGGTCAATATCGCCGTTATTTTTGCGCTGGTTATTCTGACCGGCGTCAATGCGCCGACGGTCAAGCCGACGCTGACCGATCCTTATACCGCCTGGAGGGAATGGAACGGCGACGGTGCGCCGCAAAGTAGAAGCGCCGCACAGGGAACAGCGGGAACAAGCGGCACGGGATCGACAAGGACAGCTTCCGGCTACAGTCTCAATGATAACAATCTCGGAGGCGGATTTGCCTTCGATTATTCTCCGGTGATGTCGGTCACCTCGGACTCACGGATTTATATGCGGGGCGAGACGAGAACCGTCTACTCCGGCAGAGGCTGGAGCGACAACATCCGCAGCAGGCAGACCGGCCTGGAACCGGCGGAGGCGGGGAAGACGCTGGAGAACGACTATGCCCCCGCTACCGAAACCCAGGAGATTAAATATACCGTCCGGATGCTGAGCAACAACCGGTATCCGGTGCTGTTCGGCGCTTATTCCATATCAAGGATCGATTCCATTGACGGCCAGGAAGAGGCGCAGAGCTTGTCCTGGCGGAGTCAGGATGGCGCACTGGTCATTAACGAAACCAGCTCCGCTGCGTATCCCAAAACGTACGTGCTGACTTCCGAGCTGCCCGTCGTTCCGGTCGAGGAGCTGAGCTCCAAGTCGTACTCCGACCTGTATAACGGGAAAGATATTCCGGGCCAGTTCCTGCAGCTCCCGGACAATTTCCCGGAACGGGTACGGAGTCTCGCTCAGGAAGTTACATCGGCGGCACAGACTCCGTATGAAAAAACGCTTCTTCTGCAACAATATTTACAACAAACGTTTCCTTATACGAATGAACCGGACCTGTCCCGCAAAAAAAGCAGAGATTTTGTGGAAAGCTTTCTGTTTGAAATCAGAGAGGGCTACTGTGATTACTATTCCACGGCTCTTGTGACGATGGCGCGATCGCTGGATATCCCGGCCCGCTGGGTCAAAGGCTATGCCCCCGGCGAGCAGGCCCAGCTTCCCGACAGTCTGGCACTTCGGCAGGGGCAGGTCGTCAACAATAACTACACGATCACCAATGCAGACGCCCATTCCTGGGCCGAGGTCTATTTCGGGGATTACGGCTGGATTCCGGTAGAGGCGACTCCGGGTTTCAATGCTCCGATGCTGACGCAGAGCGAGTCCGATCCCGAGCCAGCGGCATCAGAGCCGCCCGGCGGGAGCGAGCAGGACCCGCAGCAGGCTGCCGGTCAGAACGCTGAAGCAAGCAGCTTGTCCGTTGGTGTGTGGACCGTTGCCGCCGCAGTCGTCATAATCGCGGGCTGGGCCGCGTACCTGTTGTGGCATCGCCGGTTCGATCTTCGCTTTCTGCTGCAGCGGATGCGCAGCGGGCGGCCGCTAACGCCGGCCGAGAAGATCGTGGCAGAGACGGAGCGCTGGACCGCGTACATGCGGCGAAAAGGCTTTGCCCGGGAGAAGCATGAGACGCTTAGGGAATCGGTCCTCCGCTGGAGCGGCGAGCGGCCAGGCGCTTCGTCAGCGCTTGCCTCGCTGCTCGGCTGGTTTGAGAAAGCGAAGTACAGCCCGGAAGTCATTGAAGACAAAGACTGGCAGTCCGTGTATACTGAAGCTTTGCGGCTGCGCAAGAATCTGTTGCGGGTGAAGTAA
- a CDS encoding YqeG family HAD IIIA-type phosphatase: MFETLVPKLGVNTVFDIDLEELYSKGYRGIITDLDNTLVGAKAPLATPELLEWFEKVKQLGFKLVIVSNNNMDRVSRFAAPLNIEFVHGARKPTNAPFRKAMKLMDLAPENTIVVGDQMLTDVFGGNRLGLFTVLVQPIALGDEGIGTRINRRLERIALTRLRKQGLWHEEEQHE; encoded by the coding sequence ATGTTTGAAACGCTTGTCCCCAAACTGGGGGTGAATACGGTATTCGATATTGATCTCGAGGAACTGTATTCCAAGGGCTACCGGGGCATCATTACCGATCTGGACAACACGCTGGTCGGCGCCAAGGCGCCGCTGGCCACGCCGGAGCTGCTGGAGTGGTTCGAGAAGGTGAAGCAGCTCGGCTTTAAGCTCGTGATCGTATCCAATAACAATATGGACCGCGTTTCGCGGTTTGCGGCGCCGCTGAATATTGAATTCGTCCATGGAGCGCGCAAGCCGACCAACGCCCCTTTTCGGAAGGCCATGAAGCTGATGGACCTTGCACCGGAGAATACAATAGTCGTCGGCGACCAGATGCTCACGGATGTATTCGGAGGCAACCGCCTGGGGCTGTTTACCGTGCTGGTTCAGCCGATTGCTCTGGGTGACGAAGGAATCGGCACACGCATTAACCGCCGTCTGGAACGGATCGCGCTGACCCGATTGCGCAAACAAGGATTGTGGCACGAGGAGGAACAACACGAATGA